The DNA segment TGCGCCGCATTCAAATGCCGGACGAGTGGGAAGGCCATCCGCTGCGCAAGGACTACCCGCTGCGCGGCCCCGCGCGCGAGCGCACCCCGCGCCCCTCGTTCGCGCTGAAGTCGAACGTCGCCGCGGGCACGCCCGCGTCCGGGCGCACCGCCGCCGCGCTGCAGAAGCAGATCGCGCAGGCGCGCGGCCGCAGCGAGCTCCACGGCGCCGCCGATCCTGCCGCAGCCGCGCAAAGCGCGAAACATCCCGGCGGCTCGGCAACCGCGGGTGAAGCGAAGCCGGAACAGCTGGCGGACCGTCCCGTCAACTTGAAGTCGAAAGACAATACGCCATGACCATGTCGAGCGTCGCGCCGGAGGCGGCGGGCTACAACGTCGACGTCGTCGAGAAGACCGACAACCGCATGGTGCTCTCGATGGGACCGCAGCATCCCTCGACGCACGGCGTGCTGCAGATCGTCACCGAGATCGAAGGCGAGATCGTCACCAAGGCGTCGCCGGAGATCGGCTACCTGCACACCGGGATCGAGAAGAGCGCCGAAAACCTGTTCTGGTCGCAGGCCTCGACGGTGATCGAGCGGATGGACTACCTCTCGCCGCTCACCAACGCGCTGTGCTACTACCTCGCGGTCGAGAAGCTGCTCGCGATCGAACAGCAGATTCCGCCGCGCGCGCAGCAGGTGCGCGTGCTGGTCAGCGAGCTCTCGCGGATCGCCTCGCACTGCGTGTGGCTCGGCACCGGCGGGATCGACCTCGGCGCGCTGACCGGATTCTTCTACTGCTTCGATCTGCGCGAGCGGATCCTCGATCTGTTCGAGATGTCCGGCGGCGCGCGGATGCACCCCAACTACATTCGCGTCGGCGGGCTGGCGCAAGATCTCCCCGACGGATTTCTCGGCAAGCTCGACGCGGTGATCGACATGTACGAGCCGCGGATGCGCGACGTGCGCCGGCTGCTGCAGAAGAACCCGATCCTGCAAGACCGCATGATCGACGTCGGGATCATCGAGCCGCAGGACGCGGTCGCCTGGAGCCTGACCGGCCCGGTGCTGCGCGGGACCGGGATCGCGTACGACGTGCGCAAGGCCTTCCCGTACTGCGGTTACGAGAACTACGAGTTCGACGTTCCGACGCGCACCGAGGGCGACGCCTACGCGCGCTTCCTGGTCCGGCTCG comes from the Candidatus Eremiobacterota bacterium genome and includes:
- a CDS encoding NADH-quinone oxidoreductase subunit D yields the protein MTMSSVAPEAAGYNVDVVEKTDNRMVLSMGPQHPSTHGVLQIVTEIEGEIVTKASPEIGYLHTGIEKSAENLFWSQASTVIERMDYLSPLTNALCYYLAVEKLLAIEQQIPPRAQQVRVLVSELSRIASHCVWLGTGGIDLGALTGFFYCFDLRERILDLFEMSGGARMHPNYIRVGGLAQDLPDGFLGKLDAVIDMYEPRMRDVRRLLQKNPILQDRMIDVGIIEPQDAVAWSLTGPVLRGTGIAYDVRKAFPYCGYENYEFDVPTRTEGDAYARFLVRLDEMDEAMRIVRQVRKELDAPGPWQIPDTKFAPPPKETIALSMEALIHHFKLVSESFRVPPGDVYQAVEGPRGELGYYVVSNGDNRPWRVRTRPPSMYNLQVLKKIALGELIADMVVMIGSLDPVFGEVDR